In a single window of the Sesamum indicum cultivar Zhongzhi No. 13 linkage group LG16, S_indicum_v1.0, whole genome shotgun sequence genome:
- the LOC105178471 gene encoding probable transcription factor GLK1, translated as MLAVSPLRNTKNEAEGEMEGFSMGENEFPEFSAGNLLDSIDFDDLFVGISDGDVLPDLEMDPEILAEFSVGAGEGSEVNVPSVVSAEKSEEEKYSSRKQETVAASSGSGSGSVSDLGSGYSSSPIQGEETVSKRDEAVGVNPSPKEADKGRKSSAHSKNPPGKRKVKVDWTPELHRRFVQAVEQLGVDKAVPSRILELMGIECLTRHNIASHLQKYRSHRKHLLAREAEAASWSQRRQMYGGGGAGPGKRDNVSPWIAPSIGFPPVTPMPHFRPLHVWGHPPVDQSLMHMWPKHLTPSPPPPPPPHAWPPAQPPHPPPPPPPADPSFWIPHHQHVPSPGTPCFPPQLQPTRFPTPAVPGIPPPAAMYKVERPGLGVPTVPPGQSLPQPPSDVHPSKESVDAAIGDVLLKPWLPLPLGLKPPSVDSVMVELQRQGISKVPPTCA; from the exons ATGCTTGCTGTCTCGCCATTGAGGAACACCAAGAATGAAGCTGAAGGCGAAATGGAGGGTTTCTCAATGGGAGAGAATGAGTTTCCGGAGTTCTCCGCCGGGAATTTGCTTGACAGCATTGATTTCGATGACCTTTTCGTGGGAATCAGCGACGGAGACGTGTTGCCCGATTTGGAGATGGACCCGGAAATTCTTGCTGAATTCTCAGTTGGTGCAGGCGAGGGATCGGAGGTGAACGTCCCATCAGTAGTTTCAGCTGAGAAATCGGAGGAGGAAAAATACAGctcaagaaaacaagaaacagtTGCAGCCAGCTCGGGTTCGGGTTCGGGTTCTGTTTCGGACCTCGGGTCCGGATATTCATCAAGCCCGATTCAGGGAGAGGAGACTGTGAGTAAAAGGGATGAAGCTGTAGGGGTTAACCCATCTCCCAAAGAAGCTGataaaggaagaaaatcaTCGGCCCACTCGAAAAACCCTCCGGGGAAGAGGAAAGTGAAG gtgGATTGGACGCCAGAACTTCACAGGCGATTCGTGCAAGCAGTGGAGCAACTGGGCGTGGATAAGGCAGTGCCTTCAAGAATTCTTGAGCTCATGGGAATTGAGTGTCTCACTCGCCATAACATTGCCAGCCATCTTCAA AAATATCGGTCACATCGGAAACACTTGCTAGCCCGGGAAGCGGAGGCGGCGAGCTGGAGCCAGAGGCGGCAGATGTACGGCGGAGGTGGGGCGGGGCCAGGGAAGAGAGATAATGTGAGCCCTTGGATTGCACCCAGCATCGGGTTTCCGCCCGTGACACCAATGCCTCACTTTAGACCCTTGCATGTATGGGGTCATCCACCCGTCGACCAATCGCTGATGCACATGTGGCCGAAACATCTAACCCCCTCACCGCcgccgccaccaccaccacacGCTTGGCCTCCAGCTCAGCCCCCTCATCCTCCTCCGCCGCCACCTCCAGCTGACCCTTCTTTTTGGATTCCCCACCACCAACat GTTCCATCACCGGGAACGCCTTGCTTTCCTCCACAACTGCAGCCTACG AGGTTTCCCACTCCAGCAGTCCCCGGCATACCACCTCCGGCAGCCATGTACAAAGTAGAGCGGCCCGGCCTTGGCGTGCCGACTGTACCTCCCGGCCAATCACTGCCTCAACCCCCATCAGATGTTCACCCG TCAAAGGAGAGCGTGGATGCAGCCATCGGAGATGTTCTATTGAAGCCATGGCTGCCGCTGCCACTTGGGCTAAAGCCCCCGTCTGTTGACAGTGTGATGGTGGAACTACAACGTCAAGGGATATCAAAAGTACCACCAACTTGTGCTTAA